The uncultured Bacteroides sp. genome has a segment encoding these proteins:
- a CDS encoding VOC family protein, translating into MEIKSRFDHFNFNVLNLEKSIEFYAKALGLKEARRHSASDGSFILVYLTDETTSFSLELTWLRDRKEPYNLGENEIHLCLRVPGNYDEVRKCHKEMGCVCYENTEMGLYFINDPDGYWIEILPLK; encoded by the coding sequence ATGGAAATAAAAAGTAGATTTGATCATTTTAATTTCAATGTATTAAATCTGGAAAAGAGCATTGAATTTTATGCCAAAGCTCTTGGACTAAAAGAGGCCAGACGTCATTCTGCAAGCGACGGTTCCTTCATCCTAGTATATCTAACAGACGAAACAACCAGTTTTAGTTTGGAACTCACTTGGCTTAGAGACCGTAAAGAACCTTACAACTTGGGCGAAAATGAAATCCACCTTTGCCTACGGGTACCGGGCAATTACGATGAAGTGCGCAAATGCCATAAAGAAATGGGTTGTGTATGCTATGAAAATACGGAGATGGGCCTATATTTTATAAATGATCCAGATGGGTATTGGATAGAAATATTACCACTAAAATAA
- a CDS encoding ROK family transcriptional regulator, whose product MNKQFLEELEKGTKNALIKKRIINHYIYNGNSTITDLSKEVDLSVPTVTKFISEMCEEGFINDYGKLETSGGRHPNLYGLNPNSGYFIGVDIKQYDINIGLINFKGDMVELKMNIPYTFENTAESLNKLCQLILNFIKKLPIEKDKILNINVNISGRVNPESGYSYSMFYFEERPLAEILSEKLSFRVTIDNDTRAMTYGEYMVGGVNSEKNIIFVNISWGLGIGIIIDGKVYTGKSGFSGEFGHISTYDNEIICHCGKKGCLETEASGSAMHRMLIERIKGGASSVLSDKVLNGETVTLNDILDAVKKEDMLCIDIVEEVGQKLGKQIAGLINIFNPEMVIIGGIVSVTGDYITQPIKTSIRKYSLNLVNKDSTIITSKLKDKAGIIGACMIARTRMFEN is encoded by the coding sequence ATGAACAAGCAATTTTTAGAAGAGCTCGAGAAAGGAACAAAAAATGCCCTTATCAAAAAGAGAATTATTAATCATTATATTTATAATGGCAATTCAACCATTACCGACCTCTCTAAAGAAGTAGATCTTAGCGTCCCAACTGTCACTAAATTTATTAGTGAGATGTGCGAAGAGGGATTTATTAATGATTACGGCAAACTGGAAACCAGCGGAGGTCGTCATCCCAACTTATACGGTTTAAATCCTAACTCCGGATATTTTATCGGAGTAGATATTAAGCAGTATGATATAAATATTGGCCTGATCAATTTCAAGGGAGATATGGTGGAACTTAAAATGAATATCCCATATACTTTTGAAAATACCGCAGAGTCACTCAATAAACTCTGTCAGTTAATCCTCAATTTCATTAAGAAGTTACCTATTGAAAAAGATAAGATTCTCAATATTAATGTAAATATTTCAGGGCGAGTCAATCCAGAATCGGGTTACAGTTATAGCATGTTCTATTTTGAAGAACGTCCTTTGGCCGAAATTCTGTCAGAGAAGTTATCTTTCAGAGTAACTATAGACAATGATACCCGTGCCATGACATACGGTGAATATATGGTGGGAGGAGTAAACAGTGAGAAAAATATTATCTTTGTCAATATCAGCTGGGGACTTGGCATTGGTATTATCATCGACGGGAAAGTATACACTGGAAAATCCGGCTTCTCAGGTGAATTTGGCCATATAAGCACTTACGACAACGAAATTATCTGTCATTGTGGCAAAAAAGGCTGTCTTGAAACTGAAGCATCCGGATCAGCAATGCACCGAATGCTTATAGAACGAATAAAAGGAGGAGCCAGTTCTGTTCTTTCCGATAAAGTTTTAAATGGCGAAACAGTAACACTGAATGATATTCTTGATGCGGTAAAAAAAGAAGATATGCTTTGCATAGACATTGTGGAAGAAGTTGGCCAGAAACTAGGAAAACAAATTGCAGGACTAATTAATATATTTAATCCTGAAATGGTTATTATCGGAGGCATAGTTTCAGTTACTGGTGATTATATCACACAGCCAATAAAAACGTCTATTCGCAAGTACTCTTTGAATCTTGTCAACAAAGATTCGACCATTATCACGTCTAAACTAAAAGACAAAGCAGGTATTATAGGAGCATGTATGATTGCCCGCACCCGAATGTTCGAGAACTAA
- a CDS encoding T9SS type A sorting domain-containing protein — MKRFTLFLLLIFSLFSCPVAFPQEGRRSLPIDNEQGSIALTVIGNSVRIQNAAPGSILEVYNILGMKVTSIKIDSTDKTFTLNLPKGWYILKIENIARKVAIK; from the coding sequence ATGAAAAGATTTACCCTGTTTCTTTTATTAATCTTCTCACTCTTTTCCTGTCCTGTAGCTTTTCCTCAGGAGGGAAGAAGGTCTTTGCCTATTGATAATGAGCAGGGTTCCATTGCTTTGACTGTTATAGGAAACAGTGTTCGTATACAAAATGCCGCGCCGGGATCTATATTGGAAGTGTACAATATATTAGGAATGAAAGTAACTTCTATAAAGATTGATTCAACAGATAAGACATTTACTTTAAATTTGCCCAAAGGTTGGTATATTTTGAAAATAGAGAACATAGCCCGAAAGGTGGCAATAAAATAA
- the rpsA gene encoding 30S ribosomal protein S1 codes for MENLKNVAPVEDFNWDAYENGETFVGASHEDLEKAYDSTLNKVNDREVVDGTVISMNKREVVVNIGYKSDGIIPLNEFRYNPELTVGDKVEVYIENQEDKKGQLILSHKKARAARSWDRVNSALETEEIVKGFIKCRTKGGMIVDVFGIEAFLPGSQIDVKPIRDYDVFVGKTMEFKVVKINQEFKNVVVSHKALIEAELEQQKKEIIGKLEKGQVLEGTVKNITSYGVFIDLGGVDGLIHITDLSWGRVSDPKEVVELDQKLNVVILDFDNEKKRIALGLKQLTPHPWDALSAELKVGDKVEGKVVVMADYGAFIEIAPGVEGLIHVSEMSWSQHLRSAQDFMKVGDTVEAVVLTLDRDERKMSLGIKQLKQDPWETIVEKYPVGSKHVAKVRNFTNFGVFVEIEEGVDGLIHISDLSWTKKVKHPSEFTTIGADIDVQVLEIDKDNRRLSLGHKQLEENPWDVFETVFTVGSVHEGTIIEMLDKGSVVALPYGVEGFATPKHLVKEDGSQAQLDEKLEFKVIEFNKDAKRIILSHSRIFEDAAKAEEKAEKKAASKKTTTNKKEDAAPAVTNQAASTTLGDIDALAALKEQMEADKD; via the coding sequence ATGGAAAATTTAAAGAACGTTGCTCCTGTTGAAGATTTCAACTGGGATGCGTATGAAAACGGTGAAACCTTTGTTGGTGCTAGCCACGAAGACCTTGAAAAAGCATACGATAGTACGCTTAACAAAGTGAATGACCGCGAGGTTGTTGACGGAACTGTAATCTCAATGAACAAACGTGAAGTTGTTGTTAACATTGGTTACAAATCAGATGGTATCATTCCTTTGAATGAATTTCGTTACAATCCTGAATTAACAGTAGGTGATAAAGTAGAAGTTTACATCGAAAATCAGGAAGACAAAAAAGGTCAGTTGATCCTTTCTCACAAAAAAGCTCGCGCTGCTCGCTCTTGGGATCGCGTTAATTCAGCTCTTGAAACAGAAGAAATTGTTAAGGGCTTCATCAAGTGCCGCACTAAGGGTGGTATGATTGTTGATGTATTTGGTATTGAAGCATTCTTACCAGGTTCTCAAATTGATGTTAAACCTATCCGCGATTACGATGTATTCGTTGGAAAGACTATGGAATTCAAAGTTGTTAAAATCAACCAGGAATTCAAAAACGTTGTTGTTTCTCACAAGGCTCTTATCGAAGCTGAACTTGAACAACAGAAAAAAGAAATTATTGGCAAACTTGAAAAAGGACAGGTTCTTGAAGGAACTGTTAAAAATATCACATCTTACGGTGTATTCATCGACTTGGGTGGCGTAGATGGTTTGATCCACATTACAGACCTTTCTTGGGGACGTGTTAGCGATCCTAAAGAAGTGGTTGAATTGGATCAGAAGCTTAACGTTGTTATCCTTGACTTTGATAACGAAAAGAAACGTATCGCTCTTGGTTTGAAACAACTTACTCCTCACCCATGGGATGCTCTTTCAGCTGAACTGAAAGTAGGTGACAAGGTAGAAGGTAAAGTAGTTGTTATGGCTGACTACGGTGCATTTATTGAAATTGCTCCAGGCGTAGAAGGTTTGATCCACGTATCTGAAATGTCTTGGTCTCAACACTTACGCAGTGCACAAGACTTCATGAAGGTAGGTGACACAGTTGAAGCTGTTGTTCTTACTCTTGACCGTGACGAACGCAAAATGTCTTTGGGTATCAAACAATTGAAACAAGATCCATGGGAAACTATCGTTGAGAAGTATCCTGTAGGTAGCAAACATGTTGCTAAGGTTCGTAATTTCACTAACTTCGGTGTATTCGTAGAAATTGAAGAAGGTGTTGACGGATTAATCCACATCTCTGATCTTTCTTGGACTAAGAAAGTTAAACATCCATCTGAATTCACTACTATTGGTGCAGATATCGATGTTCAGGTTCTTGAAATCGACAAAGACAATCGTCGTTTGAGCTTAGGCCACAAACAATTGGAAGAAAATCCTTGGGATGTATTTGAAACAGTATTCACAGTAGGTTCAGTACACGAAGGAACAATTATCGAAATGCTTGATAAGGGTTCTGTAGTTGCTCTTCCTTACGGTGTTGAAGGTTTCGCAACTCCTAAACATCTTGTAAAAGAAGACGGTTCACAAGCTCAGTTAGACGAAAAACTTGAGTTTAAAGTAATCGAATTCAATAAAGATGCTAAGAGAATCATCCTTTCTCACAGCCGTATTTTTGAAGATGCTGCAAAAGCAGAAGAAAAAGCTGAAAAGAAGGCTGCTTCTAAGAAAACAACAACTAATAAGAAAGAAGATGCTGCTCCTGCTGTAACAAATCAGGCTGCTTCAACTACATTAGGTGATATCGATGCTTTAGCTGCATTGAAAGAACAAATGGAAGCTGATAAAGACTAA
- a CDS encoding L,D-transpeptidase family protein, whose amino-acid sequence MMNEEKYMIKRLILLFSFFLLTMYACSPDKSEMDYLNLPSFQKMSNPCFVINAKKVHKRLLRLCVERSTHSVRDSALYHYYAQEGASLWLTSFGDWARVDLLLYWLENSRSHGLNPEKFYVSKIKINLTKLRSLNIDEKDNINKILAELEYDLSSAYLCYVSGLSYGFVNPHRILNNIDEAELKPGEIRDSLAPKKMKIYYSIPLKRCNRAFVNKALGAVKGNLSAFLQEVQPKDPFYLRMQREYLRLSVQTNTSSDDIPDIGDALLKVGDVNPAIPLIAEKLIALGYLPRIEHASSIYSSLSPELLVAVNLFRTRNNMPVDKSIGSYTISALNCPLKHYKDQLAVNMERMRWQKKMDKGHKYVMVNTAAFMLQAVDDKVDSVLRMKICCGSYENKTPLLASRIVYMQMNPYWNVPKSIVRKEIVPAYLKDPAYFEKHQMKVYDKEGNEVNPLSVKWNSYEQEIPFSVKQEKGEGNSLGRLIFRFPNAFAVYLHDTPSRWAFMKSDRAVSHGCVRLERPLDFAFFLLKKKDEKVMDKIRIAIDIPPVTKKGRELLESPEYKPMKTFGFPESVPLFLDYYTVFLSQGGTLNYCDDIYKFDKPLLKELRKI is encoded by the coding sequence ATGATGAACGAAGAAAAATACATGATAAAGCGTTTGATACTTCTCTTTTCTTTCTTTCTGCTTACTATGTATGCTTGCTCTCCTGATAAATCAGAGATGGATTATCTTAACTTACCTTCTTTTCAGAAGATGAGTAATCCTTGTTTCGTGATTAATGCAAAGAAAGTTCATAAGAGACTACTGAGGCTTTGCGTGGAGAGAAGTACTCATTCTGTCCGAGATTCAGCATTGTACCATTATTACGCACAAGAGGGCGCATCTCTTTGGCTTACTTCTTTTGGCGATTGGGCAAGGGTTGATCTATTGCTTTATTGGTTGGAAAATTCCCGGAGTCACGGATTAAACCCTGAGAAGTTTTATGTGTCAAAGATAAAAATAAATCTGACTAAATTGCGTTCTTTGAATATTGACGAAAAAGATAATATCAATAAAATCCTTGCGGAACTGGAATATGATCTTTCATCAGCTTATCTATGCTACGTTAGCGGACTGAGTTACGGGTTTGTCAATCCGCATCGAATTCTCAATAATATTGATGAAGCGGAACTTAAGCCGGGTGAAATCAGAGATTCTCTGGCTCCCAAGAAAATGAAGATCTATTATTCAATTCCTTTGAAACGTTGCAATAGGGCTTTTGTAAATAAGGCACTTGGTGCTGTGAAAGGAAATCTTTCTGCTTTTTTACAGGAGGTTCAGCCTAAAGATCCATTTTATCTGCGTATGCAGAGAGAATATCTAAGATTAAGTGTTCAAACAAATACGTCCTCTGACGATATTCCGGATATTGGAGACGCACTACTTAAGGTAGGTGATGTGAATCCTGCTATACCTTTGATTGCAGAAAAGCTTATAGCACTTGGTTATCTTCCAAGAATAGAGCATGCAAGTAGTATATATTCTTCTCTTTCACCGGAGCTGCTTGTTGCAGTTAATTTGTTTAGAACAAGAAATAATATGCCTGTAGATAAATCTATAGGTAGTTATACTATTTCAGCACTTAACTGCCCTTTGAAACATTACAAAGATCAGTTGGCTGTTAACATGGAGCGGATGAGGTGGCAAAAGAAAATGGATAAAGGGCACAAATATGTAATGGTTAATACTGCTGCTTTTATGTTGCAGGCTGTAGATGATAAAGTAGATTCTGTTTTGAGAATGAAGATTTGTTGTGGATCTTATGAAAATAAAACACCACTTTTGGCTAGCAGGATTGTATACATGCAGATGAACCCTTATTGGAATGTGCCTAAGTCGATTGTTCGTAAAGAGATTGTCCCGGCATATCTCAAAGATCCGGCTTATTTTGAGAAGCATCAGATGAAGGTATATGATAAAGAAGGTAATGAGGTAAATCCTCTTTCTGTGAAGTGGAATAGTTATGAACAAGAGATACCATTTAGTGTTAAACAGGAAAAGGGGGAAGGGAATTCATTGGGAAGACTAATTTTCCGTTTTCCAAATGCTTTTGCAGTTTACCTGCATGATACACCTTCTCGCTGGGCATTTATGAAGTCCGACAGGGCTGTGAGCCATGGTTGTGTACGACTGGAAAGGCCTCTGGATTTTGCTTTCTTTCTTCTGAAGAAAAAGGACGAAAAAGTAATGGATAAAATTCGTATTGCGATAGATATTCCTCCGGTAACAAAGAAGGGTAGGGAATTATTGGAATCACCGGAGTATAAACCAATGAAGACATTTGGCTTTCCGGAGTCGGTGCCGCTTTTTTTAGATTATTACACAGTGTTTTTGTCTCAAGGTGGAACACTGAATTATTGCGATGACATATATAAGTTTGATAAGCCTTTGTTGAAAGAGCTAAGAAAAATATAA
- a CDS encoding sigma-70 family RNA polymerase sigma factor yields the protein MTPSYNEKEILALLQQEQTQKEAFSKIVAQYSEQLYWQIRRMVLSHEDANDLLQNTFIKAWTNIDYFRGEAKLSTWLYRIALNECLTFLNKQRASSLVSIDEPEADVVTKLEGDPYFSGDEAQLLLQKALLTLPEKQRLVFNLKYYQEMKYEEMSNILGTSVGALKASYHHAVKKIEYFLKDSF from the coding sequence ATGACTCCATCATATAACGAGAAAGAAATACTGGCATTACTACAGCAGGAGCAAACGCAAAAGGAAGCGTTCTCTAAGATTGTGGCACAATACAGTGAGCAACTTTACTGGCAAATCCGGCGAATGGTGCTTTCTCATGAAGATGCGAATGACTTGTTGCAGAATACTTTTATAAAAGCATGGACTAATATTGATTATTTCCGTGGGGAAGCAAAACTCTCGACCTGGCTTTATCGTATAGCACTTAATGAATGCCTTACTTTTCTCAATAAGCAACGGGCATCTTCTTTGGTGTCTATTGATGAACCCGAGGCGGATGTTGTGACTAAGCTGGAAGGTGATCCTTATTTCTCTGGTGATGAAGCACAGCTCTTGTTACAAAAAGCTTTGCTTACTTTGCCAGAAAAACAGCGGCTGGTATTCAATCTAAAATATTATCAAGAGATGAAATATGAAGAGATGTCTAATATTCTGGGCACTTCTGTTGGGGCATTGAAGGCTTCTTATCACCATGCGGTGAAGAAAATAGAATATTTTTTAAAAGATTCCTTTTAA
- a CDS encoding sugar phosphate isomerase/epimerase family protein produces the protein MSSSKTKIPKYKIAACDWMILKRQKIGSFKLVSELKGDGVEVDMGGLGQRDSFDNKLRLVSFQEMFKAEAIKYNLEIPSIAMSGFYAQSFVKRTNYKELTQDCIQTMVAMGAKVAFLPLGVQCDLTKDPEIRPELVKRLKEVGQMALKAGVIIGIETSLDAQGEIKLLNEINSPAIKIYYNFQNPLVAGRNLYKELKKLGKNRICQIHCTDTDDVLLPNNKRLDMNKVKKTLDGMGWSGWLVVERSRDKNDPRNVKKNFGANIDYLKKIFQNETFVY, from the coding sequence ATGTCTTCTTCAAAGACTAAAATTCCTAAATACAAAATTGCCGCTTGTGATTGGATGATTCTTAAAAGACAAAAAATAGGGTCTTTCAAGTTGGTCAGTGAACTTAAAGGCGACGGCGTTGAAGTTGATATGGGAGGCTTAGGACAGCGTGATTCATTTGACAATAAGTTAAGACTAGTCTCTTTCCAGGAAATGTTTAAAGCGGAAGCAATTAAGTATAATCTGGAAATACCTTCAATAGCAATGTCTGGATTTTATGCTCAGTCTTTTGTGAAAAGAACAAATTATAAAGAACTTACTCAGGATTGCATTCAAACGATGGTTGCCATGGGAGCAAAAGTGGCTTTCCTTCCATTAGGTGTTCAGTGTGATTTAACAAAGGATCCTGAAATTCGTCCAGAACTTGTGAAACGTTTGAAAGAAGTAGGTCAAATGGCATTGAAAGCTGGTGTGATAATTGGGATTGAAACCTCATTAGATGCCCAAGGAGAGATAAAGCTCTTGAATGAAATAAATTCGCCGGCAATAAAGATCTATTATAATTTCCAGAATCCACTTGTGGCAGGGCGCAATTTATATAAAGAACTTAAAAAATTAGGAAAGAATCGGATTTGTCAGATTCATTGTACTGATACTGACGATGTTTTACTACCAAACAATAAACGTTTAGATATGAATAAAGTTAAAAAGACCCTTGATGGAATGGGTTGGAGCGGATGGCTTGTTGTTGAAAGGTCCAGAGATAAAAATGATCCTCGTAATGTGAAGAAAAACTTTGGGGCCAACATTGATTATTTAAAAAAGATTTTCCAAAATGAAACCTTTGTATATTAA
- a CDS encoding MBL fold metallo-hydrolase, producing the protein MKLTYIYHSCFALECDLFTIIIDYYEDTIKPSEKGYIHSYLLHRPGKIYVLSSHSHPDHFNPEILLWKQQRDDIQYIFSQDILESGLATKKDATYLNKLETYKDNFLIIKAYGSTDIGISFLIQTEGKQLFHAGDLNNWHWNEECSIEESQGYETNYLNELKLIVNDVNHLDLAMFPVDPRLGKDYTRGAEQFINQIQTDTFAPMHFDEAYIKAAAFALYAETKRCKSIKWTHRGECITI; encoded by the coding sequence ATGAAACTAACCTATATTTACCACAGCTGTTTTGCATTGGAATGTGATTTATTCACCATCATTATAGATTATTATGAGGATACAATCAAGCCCTCCGAAAAAGGATATATACATTCATATCTACTCCATCGTCCGGGAAAAATTTACGTATTATCCTCACATTCCCATCCCGATCATTTCAACCCGGAGATTCTTCTTTGGAAACAGCAAAGAGATGATATTCAATATATCTTTTCTCAAGATATTCTGGAATCAGGTTTAGCAACTAAAAAAGACGCTACTTATCTGAATAAACTAGAAACTTACAAGGACAACTTTCTGATTATCAAGGCTTATGGGTCTACTGATATTGGAATATCCTTTCTCATCCAGACAGAAGGAAAACAACTTTTTCACGCAGGAGACTTAAACAACTGGCACTGGAATGAGGAATGCTCAATTGAGGAATCTCAGGGATACGAAACTAACTATCTAAATGAACTTAAACTGATTGTCAATGACGTTAACCATTTAGACCTGGCAATGTTTCCTGTTGATCCCCGATTAGGAAAGGACTATACGAGAGGAGCCGAACAATTCATTAACCAGATACAAACAGATACTTTCGCTCCCATGCATTTTGATGAAGCATATATAAAAGCTGCCGCTTTCGCTCTCTATGCAGAAACAAAAAGATGCAAATCCATAAAATGGACACATAGGGGAGAATGCATAACGATCTAA
- a CDS encoding ribonuclease Z, with amino-acid sequence MEKFEVHILGCGSALPTTRHFPTSQVVNLRDKLFMIDCGEGTQVQFRRSKLKFSRLNHIFISHLHGDHCFGLPGLISTFSMLGRTAELCIHAHRDIEVYLNPILDYFCQHLPYKVTLIPFETKKPELIYEDRSLTITTIPLNHRMPCCGFLFEEKAERNHIIRDMVDFYQVPISQINRIKNGEDYVTPEGEVIPNSRLTHSANPPRRYAYCSDTIYYEKIVEQIKGVDLLFHEATFAQNELARAKQTYHTTARQAAQIALAANVKKLLIGHFSARYENDSIFLQEATEIFPKCELAKEGLRIDI; translated from the coding sequence ATGGAAAAATTTGAGGTACATATATTAGGATGTGGGTCAGCTTTGCCTACCACTCGTCATTTTCCTACTTCTCAAGTGGTGAACTTAAGGGATAAACTCTTTATGATTGATTGTGGAGAAGGAACGCAGGTTCAGTTTCGTAGATCCAAACTAAAATTCTCACGCCTGAATCATATTTTTATATCCCATCTTCATGGAGATCATTGCTTTGGCTTGCCCGGGCTAATATCTACATTTAGTATGTTGGGACGAACAGCAGAACTTTGCATTCATGCTCACCGTGATATAGAAGTTTATCTAAATCCTATACTTGATTACTTTTGTCAGCACCTGCCATATAAAGTTACTCTGATTCCTTTTGAGACTAAAAAACCTGAGCTGATTTATGAAGATCGCTCTCTTACGATAACAACCATACCTCTAAACCATCGTATGCCTTGTTGTGGCTTCCTTTTTGAAGAGAAAGCGGAAAGAAATCATATCATTCGTGACATGGTAGACTTTTACCAGGTTCCGATATCTCAGATAAATCGTATAAAGAATGGCGAAGACTATGTAACTCCCGAAGGGGAAGTAATTCCCAATAGTCGCCTTACTCATTCAGCCAATCCTCCACGCAGATATGCTTATTGTTCAGATACCATTTATTATGAAAAAATAGTTGAGCAGATTAAAGGTGTGGATCTTTTGTTTCATGAAGCAACTTTTGCTCAGAACGAACTTGCACGGGCCAAACAAACTTATCATACTACAGCTCGCCAGGCTGCACAGATAGCTCTTGCTGCTAACGTTAAGAAATTATTGATCGGGCACTTTTCAGCCCGGTATGAAAATGATTCAATCTTTCTTCAGGAAGCAACGGAAATTTTCCCAAAATGTGAGCTTGCAAAAGAAGGACTACGTATAGATATTTAA
- a CDS encoding L-threonylcarbamoyladenylate synthase produces MEFSEDIKEACRIMNEGGVILYPTDTIWGIGCDATNPDAVRKVYDIKKRTDSKALIVLVDTSVKVDFYVSDVPEVAWDLIDLAEKPLTIIYDGARNMAPNLLAEDGSVGIRVTNEKFSHQLCQRFRKAIVSTSANISGQPSPANFSEISEDIKSAVDYIVKYKQDDLSPAKPSSIIKLGRGGVIKVIRE; encoded by the coding sequence ATGGAATTTTCAGAAGATATAAAGGAAGCTTGCCGGATAATGAATGAAGGAGGAGTTATCCTTTACCCCACAGATACAATCTGGGGAATTGGTTGTGACGCCACTAATCCTGACGCCGTTCGTAAAGTATACGACATAAAAAAGCGTACTGATAGTAAAGCTCTGATTGTCTTGGTAGATACATCTGTAAAAGTAGACTTTTATGTAAGCGATGTACCCGAAGTAGCCTGGGACTTGATTGATTTGGCAGAAAAGCCACTGACTATTATTTATGATGGAGCCCGCAACATGGCCCCAAATCTGTTAGCGGAAGACGGAAGTGTGGGCATTCGTGTTACAAATGAGAAATTCTCCCACCAACTGTGCCAACGGTTCCGAAAAGCTATTGTTTCTACCTCAGCGAATATAAGCGGACAGCCCTCTCCTGCTAATTTTAGCGAAATCAGTGAGGACATAAAATCTGCTGTAGATTATATTGTAAAGTACAAACAGGATGATCTTTCTCCAGCCAAACCATCCAGCATAATTAAGCTTGGAAGAGGAGGAGTTATTAAAGTAATTCGGGAATAA